In Panicum virgatum strain AP13 chromosome 4N, P.virgatum_v5, whole genome shotgun sequence, a single window of DNA contains:
- the LOC120670496 gene encoding uncharacterized protein LOC120670496: MELFPDGAHVRLRSRVHGTYLHAAGDGAGVTASPQRASLCAAWAVHRLARDGAAYVLLRSAAYGRYLALWSRPAPQGSGRRPALRAYDAPGPILRCYDAPDQDDVLWVAVRAGGEGDDDLLRHGRDDTSFVGVTGDSDNHDDTRRTHWVVEAIPPRRRPPFLPAPVPLSRPMVLWRTIAYVRADDDGNFDPHPLARRRFIFYGRSVFQLTGVLSILLREWFFGIKLCVRAGSQGRLTPLVVDLPANEETMDIVVLTAGSPVENEDKGWGFPCPPKSTIESFISERALAMRVS, encoded by the exons ATGGAGCTCTTCCCCGACGGGGCGCACGTGCGGCTGCGGAGCCGCGTCCACGGCACGTACCTCCACGCCGCCGGGGACGGGGCGGGCGTCACCGCGAGCCCGCAGCGCGCGTCGCTGTGCGCGGCGTGGGCCGTGCACCGCCTCGCGCGCGACGGCGCCGCCTACGTGCTCCTCCGCAGCGCCGCCTACGGCAGGTACCTCGCGCTCTGGTCCCGGCCCGCGCCGCAGggcagcggccgccgccccgccctgcgCGCCTACGACGCCCCGGGCCCCATCCTGCGGTGCTACGACGCCCCGGACCAGGACGACGTCCTCTGGGTGGCCGTCAGGGCGGGGGGCGAGGGTGACGACGACCTCTTGCGCCACGGCAGGGACGACACGTCCTTTGTCGGCGTCACCGGGGACAGCGACAACCACGACGACACCCGGCGCACGCATTGGGTGGTCGAGGCCATTCccccgaggaggaggccgccatTCCTTCCAGCTCCAGTTCCA CTCTCCCGTCCAATGGTGCTGTGGCGGACGATCGCGTACGTGCGGGCGGACGATGACGGCAACTTCGACCCGCACCCGCTCGCCAGGAGGAGGTTCATCTTCTACGGCCGGTCCGTGTTCCAGCTGACGGGCGTCCTGTCGATCCTTCTGCGCGAGTGGTTCTTCGGCATCAAGCTGTGCGTGCGGGCAGGCTCCCAGGGGCGGCTGACCCCTCTGGTCGTCGACCTGCCTGCCAACGAGGAGACCATGGACATCGTCGTCCTCACCGCCGGGTCACCAG TGGAGAATGAGGACAAGGGCTGGGGTTTCCCTTGTCCTCCAAAGAGCACAATCGAAAGCTTCATATCTGAACGTGCACTTGCAATGAGGGTCTCCTAG
- the LOC120670495 gene encoding uncharacterized protein LOC120670495 yields MHGLRHKKLMGTVDSTGRSGPIPSQKAQRRLDDYKELAADENSQDLDGKALYTMGGGMKHGRVPIGDGAVDKKTVLVHRKSVPFKPINPDDYERVLKENEQLKQTNEILLDENSGNRALIMTMYADFGKEPPAELLSCLASIDTRRHQVRNLTKYLSVQFMFCIWRTFLGINIVWWQNANMSCSSEKVASC; encoded by the exons ATGCATGGCCTTCGACACAAAAAGCTTATGGGTACTGTAGACAGCACTGGTAGGAGTGGTCCAATACCCAGCCAGAAAGCGCAGAGACGCTTG GATGACTACAAAGAACTAGCTGCAGACGAGAACTCTCAAGATTTGGATGGAAAGGCACTATACACCATGGGAGGTGGCATGAAGCATGGGCGTGTTCCAATTGGTGATGGTGCTGTGGATAAGAAAACTGTTCTAGTACATCGAAAGTCGGTGCCTTTTAAGCCAATCAATCCTGATGATTATGAAAGGGTGCTCAAAGAAAATGAGCAGCTGAAACAGACTAATGAGATACTCCTTGATGAAAATAGTGGCAATCGTGCATTGATCATG ACAATGTATGCTGATTTTGGAAAAGAACCACCTGCAGAGCTGTTGTCCTGTCTAGCAAGTATTGATACACGTCGTCACCAGGTTCGAAATTTAACTAAATATTTGTCTGTCCAATTCATGTTTTGCATATGGAGGACATTTCTAGGAATTAATATTGTTTGGTGGCAGAATGCCAATATGAGTTGCAGCAGTGAAAAGGTGGCTTCCTGTTGA